In Apium graveolens cultivar Ventura chromosome 10, ASM990537v1, whole genome shotgun sequence, the following are encoded in one genomic region:
- the LOC141689676 gene encoding deoxyuridine 5'-triphosphate nucleotidohydrolase-like, whose product MEAQSNTFISEVKESSQNVPILRVKKLSNKVVVPTRGSSLSAGYDLSSAQETVVPARGKALVPTDLSIAIPDGTYARIAPRSGLTWKHSIDVGAGVIDGDYRGPV is encoded by the exons ATGGAGGCCCAGAGCAATACTTTCATATCAGAAGTCAAAGAATCAAGCCAAAATGTTCCGATTCTTCGAGTAAAAAAGTTGTCTAACAAAGTTGTTGTACCCACCAGAGGATCCTCTCTTTCTGCTGGTTACGATCTTTCCAG CGCTCAAGAGACTGTTGTCCCGGCGAGAGGAAAGGCATTGGTTCCAACAGATCTAAGCATAGCAATACCCGATGGAACTTATGCTCGTATCg CGCCGCGCTCAGGATTGACATGGAAGCATTCGATAGATGTTGGTGCGGGTGTAATTGATGGCGATTATAGAGGTCCTGTTTGA